Part of the Pleurocapsa minor HA4230-MV1 genome, ATATTTGTTCTTATTAAATAGAAATTATAGTATTAAATTAAGCAACTACTTAAGATATCTGACGAAGAGCGATCGCTTTCAAGGAGCCTAAACATTCAGAAATTATCTTGAAAATATGTCAGCTTATTTAAACATTTGCAGAATTAATTAAGGAGTAATCTAATGAACCTACAATTTCTTCAAAATCCAATTAAAGTACTTTCAACTATACTTTGTTTAGTATTGGTCGTGACATTTTCTCTTTTTAATCAGGCTAATGCTAATGCCTTAACAAGATTGCCAGAAAAATCTTATTTTCGCAGTGAATTTTCTGCTCCCCAAACAACTATTAAATCTACTGAACCTACAGCTACCGAACTAACTAAATCTCCAGCAATAACACCTCAAGAATCTTTCCCTAATGACTTAACCCGTTTATTAAAAACCAATGAGTGTGTTGGTTGTAATCTAGCTGGTGCAGCTTTAAAAGACACTAACTTACAAGCAGCTAACTTAGAAGGCGCAAATTTACAAGGCGCAGATTTAGAAAGAGCTAACTTACAACAAACAAACTTGCTGGGTGCAAATTTACAAGGCGCAGATTTAGGTAAAACTAATGTTGCTGGAGCAAATTTAGCTAACGCCAATCTATTTGATGCAGATTTAGAAAAAGCAAATCTCCAAGGCGCAAATTTAGAAGGGGCTAACTTACAAGGCGCAGATTTAGAAAAAACTAACTTAGCATCTGCCAAAATACAGGGAGCAAATTTTAAAGGCGCAGATTTAGAAGATGCAATCTTACCAACTGCAATGATAATTCGCTAAATAAAAGCTTTAAGCTCTAAGCTTTTTTATAAGAGAGAAATTAGCTTTTTCTCTCTTTTTTAATTGATTCTTCAAGATTTTTCGCTAATTAACTGTGTTAAATAAAGCTTTCCTATCAACAAAACTACCATTGACCAAGCGATCGCCATCATCCAACCACCAAGAATATCACTAGGATAATGAACCCCTAAATAGAGGCGCGTCCATGCAATAGCGATCGCGAATAAACTACCAAAAATTATCATCAACCAACGCCAGGAACTATTCCAAGTCAAAATTATTAAAACAAGGGCAAAAGACATACTAGACATGGCATGACCACTGGGAAATGAGTAATCTGAGCCGATTTGATAAACTAATTCCCACAAATGAGGTCTAGCTCTATGTACTATAATTTTACCTGTATAGCTAATAGTAATAGCGCCTAAAAAAGTAATAATAGTATAGAGCGAATAATTCCACCGTTTAGAGAATGAAAAACTCAAAGCCATTCCTACAATTACAGGGGTAGTTATTTTAAAACTACCTAATCTAGTTAACGTTTCTGCTAATAAATTTAGTTTTTCTCCCGTTTGGTCGTGAATTGTATATAGGATCGGTAATTCCCAACTTAAAGCACCTTCGTGGTTTTGTACTGCTAATAGAAGGATGACAAAAATTTGTAATGGTAAATAAATTCCAATAAACAGAAGGGTTAAAGGGTGATTTGA contains:
- a CDS encoding pentapeptide repeat-containing protein — encoded protein: MNLQFLQNPIKVLSTILCLVLVVTFSLFNQANANALTRLPEKSYFRSEFSAPQTTIKSTEPTATELTKSPAITPQESFPNDLTRLLKTNECVGCNLAGAALKDTNLQAANLEGANLQGADLERANLQQTNLLGANLQGADLGKTNVAGANLANANLFDADLEKANLQGANLEGANLQGADLEKTNLASAKIQGANFKGADLEDAILPTAMIIR
- a CDS encoding phosphatase PAP2 family protein, which produces MLKQSSNHPLTLLFIGIYLPLQIFVILLLAVQNHEGALSWELPILYTIHDQTGEKLNLLAETLTRLGSFKITTPVIVGMALSFSFSKRWNYSLYTIITFLGAITISYTGKIIVHRARPHLWELVYQIGSDYSFPSGHAMSSMSFALVLIILTWNSSWRWLMIIFGSLFAIAIAWTRLYLGVHYPSDILGGWMMAIAWSMVVLLIGKLYLTQLISEKS